One window of Candidatus Baltobacteraceae bacterium genomic DNA carries:
- a CDS encoding DegT/DnrJ/EryC1/StrS family aminotransferase gives MADAVIPILDLRRQYHALKAEIARAVEGVLESGHFINGPNVSALEQEVAAYLGGGYAVGLNSGTDALHLALRALGVGAGDEVITTPFTFVATTEAIAMVGATPVFADIDAATFNIDPRAIEAAITPRTRAILPVHLYGNPAPMHAIMAIAARAGLAVVEDCAQAIGASIGGRRIGTFGDAAAFSFFPSKNLGAYGDGGMLVTARREVAERVRSLRAHGGRVKYHHEEVGVNSRLDELQAAILRVKLPHLERWIERRRAVAHAYTRALQSEVSVPLEEPDYRHVYHQYTIRLAGRDAKAAALAVRGVGTMVYYPVPLHLQRVHEPLGYRRGDFEHAEAAAGEVLSLPMFPEIENGERGRVIEAVRSLFAGAVAIG, from the coding sequence ATGGCAGACGCCGTGATCCCGATCCTCGATCTTCGCCGCCAGTACCACGCGCTCAAAGCGGAAATCGCGCGCGCCGTCGAGGGCGTGCTCGAAAGCGGTCACTTCATCAACGGTCCCAACGTGAGCGCGCTCGAGCAAGAGGTAGCCGCGTATTTGGGCGGCGGGTATGCGGTCGGCTTGAACTCCGGCACGGACGCGCTGCACCTGGCGCTGCGGGCGCTCGGCGTCGGCGCCGGCGACGAGGTCATCACGACGCCGTTCACGTTCGTCGCGACGACCGAAGCGATCGCGATGGTGGGCGCCACGCCGGTTTTTGCCGATATCGACGCGGCTACGTTCAATATCGATCCGCGAGCGATCGAAGCGGCGATCACGCCGCGCACGCGGGCGATTTTGCCGGTGCATCTTTATGGGAATCCGGCGCCGATGCACGCCATCATGGCGATCGCCGCGCGAGCTGGTCTGGCCGTAGTGGAGGATTGCGCGCAGGCGATCGGTGCGTCGATCGGCGGCCGGCGTATCGGCACGTTCGGCGACGCCGCCGCTTTCAGCTTCTTTCCCTCGAAGAACCTGGGCGCGTACGGCGACGGCGGGATGCTGGTTACGGCTCGCCGCGAGGTCGCAGAGCGCGTGCGTTCGCTGCGCGCTCACGGCGGCCGGGTCAAATATCACCACGAAGAGGTTGGGGTCAACAGCCGGCTCGACGAATTGCAGGCGGCGATCTTGCGAGTGAAACTTCCTCATTTGGAACGCTGGATCGAGCGGCGCCGTGCGGTCGCACACGCGTACACCCGCGCGCTCCAAAGCGAGGTATCCGTACCGCTCGAGGAGCCTGACTACCGCCACGTCTATCATCAGTACACCATTCGGCTGGCCGGTCGCGACGCCAAAGCAGCGGCGCTTGCAGTGCGCGGCGTGGGGACCATGGTCTATTATCCGGTGCCGCTGCACCTTCAGCGCGTTCACGAACCGCTGGGTTACCGGCGCGGTGATTTCGAGCATGCGGAAGCGGCGGCCGGCGAAGTGCTCTCGCTGCCGATGTTTCCCGAGATCGAGAACGGTGAGCGCGGGCGCGTCATCGAGGCGGTGCGCAGTCTATTCGCCGGCGCCGTGGCGATTGGATGA
- a CDS encoding acyltransferase: protein MSVIDRTKPYFVHESSYVDEPVEIGLGTKIWHFCHIMAHARIGARCSIGQNVVIAGRVVIGNNVKIQNNVSIYEGVTLEDDVFCGPSMVFTNVTTPRSGTPRNTSADYAPTLVRRGVSIGANATIVCGHTLGEFAFVGAGAVVTSDVPAYGIVYGNPARLRGYACECGVKLAFDSDRALCGNCGRSYMKSGVSVWQTP, encoded by the coding sequence GTGAGCGTCATCGACCGCACCAAGCCCTACTTTGTCCATGAATCTTCGTATGTCGACGAGCCCGTCGAGATCGGCTTGGGCACGAAGATCTGGCATTTTTGTCACATCATGGCGCACGCGCGCATTGGGGCGCGCTGCTCGATCGGGCAAAACGTCGTCATCGCCGGCCGCGTCGTCATCGGCAACAACGTCAAGATCCAGAACAACGTTTCGATCTATGAGGGCGTCACGCTCGAGGATGACGTCTTCTGCGGACCGAGCATGGTGTTCACCAACGTGACGACACCGCGTTCCGGGACACCGCGTAATACCAGCGCCGACTACGCGCCCACGCTCGTTCGGCGCGGCGTGTCGATCGGAGCCAACGCGACGATCGTCTGCGGGCATACGCTGGGAGAATTCGCGTTCGTAGGTGCGGGCGCGGTCGTCACGTCGGACGTTCCGGCCTACGGAATCGTCTATGGAAACCCCGCCAGGCTTCGCGGCTATGCGTGTGAATGCGGCGTCAAACTCGCCTTCGATTCGGATCGCGCGCTCTGCGGCAATTGCGGGCGCAGCTACATGAAATCGGGAGTGTCCGTATGGCAGACGCCGTGA
- a CDS encoding Gfo/Idh/MocA family oxidoreductase, translated as MKIGVIGAGRWGRNIIRACAQLGVLESICDANAPALAEMGREYPHAGLESEITALLARNIDAVVVAAPPAVHAELALAAIAAGKHVFVEKPLAMSVDDAAMVVRAARAREMTLFVGHVLLYHPGVQRMLGLIREGAIGEVRHLRSRRLSWGTLRANENVWWSFAPHDVALALEVFDEFPLTVAGATSAFVREHIADFAYADLTFTRRRTAHIETSWLDPDKSSRLDVFGATGVLRLIDSREGASLTLTPCGQDYDEFGHATLWREEERPVDFTPAEPLLAEVRAFVEAAASGQRPLTDGENGLRVVQVLSMFGVRNHRPSFEEIA; from the coding sequence ATGAAGATCGGCGTAATCGGTGCCGGACGCTGGGGGCGCAACATCATTCGCGCGTGCGCGCAGCTGGGCGTGCTCGAGAGTATTTGCGACGCAAACGCACCGGCGCTTGCCGAGATGGGACGCGAGTACCCGCACGCGGGGCTGGAGTCGGAGATTACCGCGCTCCTGGCGCGGAATATCGATGCGGTCGTGGTCGCGGCGCCGCCCGCCGTTCACGCGGAGCTGGCGCTCGCCGCAATCGCCGCCGGCAAGCACGTCTTCGTGGAGAAGCCGTTGGCGATGAGCGTCGACGACGCGGCGATGGTCGTTCGCGCAGCCCGCGCTCGCGAGATGACCCTTTTCGTCGGGCATGTTCTGCTCTACCATCCCGGCGTGCAGCGGATGCTGGGGCTGATCCGGGAGGGCGCGATCGGCGAGGTTCGCCACCTGCGCTCGCGCCGTCTGTCATGGGGGACCCTGCGCGCGAACGAAAACGTCTGGTGGAGTTTTGCACCGCACGACGTGGCGCTGGCGCTCGAAGTCTTCGATGAATTTCCGCTGACCGTCGCCGGCGCGACCTCGGCGTTCGTGCGCGAGCATATTGCCGACTTTGCCTACGCCGACCTGACCTTCACGCGGCGCCGCACGGCCCACATCGAGACGAGCTGGCTCGACCCGGACAAGAGCTCGCGCCTGGACGTCTTCGGCGCGACCGGCGTGCTGCGCCTAATCGATTCGCGCGAGGGCGCGTCGCTCACGCTGACTCCTTGCGGGCAGGACTACGACGAGTTCGGTCACGCCACGCTCTGGCGCGAAGAAGAACGCCCGGTGGATTTTACGCCGGCGGAACCGCTTCTCGCCGAAGTCCGCGCCTTCGTCGAAGCCGCTGCGAGCGGTCAGCGTCCGCTTACCGACGGCGAGAACGGACTGCGCGTCGTCCAAGTTCTGAGCATGTTCGGCGTCCGAAATCACCGCCCGTCATTTGAGGAGATCGCGTGA